Part of the Calditrichota bacterium genome, TTTGACTTGCCGGACGCGACGTGGAACGGGATTTCGCTGGCATCCTCGACCACAAATTCACGACTGAATTATTGTTCCGTGCGGCACGTCGTAGGAGCGTCGGCACTGACGACCAGCGAACCAGCCACACAACTCAACCATTGCACGTTTTCATTGAACGAGCACGTCGGCGGTGGCGGAGGAGCCGCAAGCGCGCTGCAAAACTCGTCACCTGTTTTTACAAGGTGCACATTTAAGCAGAACCGCGCAACCACGGGCGGAGCAGTTAGTGCCCTGACAGGACACATCGACTTTCGCGGATGCTTGTTTGACCACAACGAGGCGGTAAACTTCGGTGCTCCATTCACTGCACTTGGCGGCGCGGTGAAATGCGAAAACGGGAGCTTCTCGGAGTGCTTGTTTGTTTCCAACACGGCCTACGAGGGCGGCGGCGTCGCATTGGATCATACGGGGATTTTTACAGACTGCGAATTCGACTCATGCGCGGCATGGAAAGGCGGCGGCCTGTCGCTCGGCGGGGGAACGGCGGAGCTTTACCGGGTTGAGTTTCGCGGCAATCAAGGAAAGGATTTCGGCGGAGCTGTGTGCATGGGCGAGGCGGTACTTTCGGACAGCGGCAGCTTTTACATAGGCAATCGCGGTGCAAACGGCGGAGCGATCGCGAATCTTCATGGCGGGTACTCGGGAACAGACACTGAGTATAGTGACAACTCGGCCGACAATGAAGGGGGAGTGATTTGGCTGGGAAATGACCGAGCGGCATTGTTTTTTACGTGCACACTCCACCGCAACCACGCGAAGACCGGTGGAGCAGTTTGGGGAGACGCGGCAGGCATCGACTTTTTCCGCTGCTTATTGGACAGCAATTATGCGACGGAAGCGACGGGCGGAATTTACTTGCTCGGCGGAGGCGTGTCCTTCTTGCGTTCGACGGTCGTAAATCACCATTCGCCCGGGCAAGGCACGGTCGTGCAAAACCGTTTCAATTCGGTGTTGTGGTGCAACTCGACTCTGTTTGCCGAAAACGGCGACAGCCCCATTTCCGTTCACAGCGGAGTGCAGAACGACTTCCGGTATTCGATGAGTGACGTGCTCATCGTAGCCGGCGACGATTCGATCGGATTTCCGAGCAGGGTGAATTTTAACGGCGATTCGTGCGACGCGGATTTGAATCTTGTGGCTGAACCGTTGTTTGTCGATTATGCGGCTCGCGACTACCGGTTGCAGAGCGAATCCAAAGCGGTGCAGGCGGCAGATTCGCTGCTTCCGCTCGACGACGACGGAACGCGCGCGGATATTGGGCTCTATCCGGGTATTCGTCCGTACCTGCTTTTGCAGCCTTTCAATCTTGCGTGGCCTGAACGGAACGCATACTTTCATCCGGGCGATACGGTGGCGTTTGCATGGAATTCATCGTGGGACGGCGATCCGGGAGACGAAATAGACTATTCACTACATTTGCACAGCGAGTCGTTTGACACGGCTATTACAACGGGCAGCGAACTTGGCCATACGGTAATACTGCATAACGGGCAATATGAATGGTGGGTCGTGGCCGCGTCGCATCAACCGGAAACGGAACTGGAAAGTTTTGAGCGCCGGACGTTTGTCGTCACCGATCCTGACCTTGGCCTTGATGATGTTTTGTGGCCCCGGGAGTTTTCAGTTTCGATGGACGGACCGAATCCGTTTAACAGCGCAACGCGACTGCGGATTACTCTTCCCCACTCCACTGAAGTGACGGTAACATTGGTTAACGTTTTGGGCAGAACGTCATTCGCGATTCGTGAACGTGAATTTGTAGCTGGGGTCCATAGCATTTCAATTGATGGGACTCGGCTCGGTTCGGGTGTGTATTGGGCGCATGTTAAAACGAGTTTAGGAACGAAAACTCTTCAATTACACTTGATCAAATAGTTTATCAACCAGTATAGATATCGATGCGGGAGGTCGGCTGCGATGCCGACCTCTCTTTTTTTCACAATGTACGCAAAGTCGGCTTTTCAAGCAGATTTTGCGGGTGAATGCTGATGCAAATCATTGAATATAGTGTTCTTTGAAATTCGACAAACTTAATCAAGGTTTTTTGATAATTGCTCTGATTCTCTTGCACTTGCGCGAACCAGAAGGTAATTTGTAGGTGACACTAACAGTAAAAGGGGATTATGTCATGAGAGCAAGGATTTTGCTGTTGAGCCTTGCGGCACTGATGATGATCGGAGAGCGGGGAGTGCTCGCTGATTCAGCACAAGTATCTGAAGTCCGTGGCCAAAGATTGCGGACGGAACTGCAAAAGACGAACGATTCGGCAAAACAGAGAGCGATCAGAAAAGAGATTTCGCAGCGTGCGCAGACTCGGGAGCGGAGAGACTCGCGCGAACGGTTGGATCAGGGAGGAGAAACATGCTCTTTGCCGACGGACTTGACAGGAATGCCGATTCCGATTGTCGTGTCCGGAACCACCATCGACTTCGCGGACGACTACAATTGTGCAGGATTCGGTCCCGCGCCTCCGCCCTGCTGGACAGGCTACTACGATCAGCTGACTTCGTGTTCCGGGCCGGACGTGGTCTACAGGTTTACACCGCCGGCAGACGGGGATTACCGTTTTTCGTTGTGCAATTCGGATTACGACACGGGAATCCTGATCTTTAACGATAACTGTCCGCCGAATTTTCCGACGGACTTCGTCTGCGGAAACGACGACTATTGCAATGTTCAGACTGAGATCGTATCGCTTTCTCTGACCTCCTCGCAACCGATATTGGTTATTATCGACGGCTGGAATGGTGATGCGGGAAACTACGAGTTGGTGATTGATTTTGCGGAGCCGCCGCCGCCCAACGACGATTGTTTCGGTGCACAGTTCATCGAGGCGCCGTCTTTGGTGTCAGGATCGACGGCCAATGCAACGTATGACGATGCGCCGTTCGTCTGCGGAGGGTCGGTCATCGACGGTCCGGGAGTTTGGTATACGACTCTGGGAACTGGAAATACGATGACCGTGAATACGTGCTTGCTGGACGGCTATGACACTCAGATCGCCGTTTACCAAGGAGGTTGTACGGGTTTGACGTGTGTTGACGGCAATGATCAATTCTGCCTGAATCAGAGTCAAGTGACGTGGTGCAGTCAAGCGGGAGAGCAGTATTTCATTCTCGTGCACGGTTATCAGGGACAGGCCGGAGATTTTGTGTTGGAACTCACGGACGACGGCATCCCGTGCGGAGGAACGACGCCTGTACTATCCATCCTTGAAGTTTACGAGAACTTGCCGGACTTGGTAGGTCAACAGGTGACCATCCGGGGCTTTGGTTCCGGCCCGAATCAGGGGATTATCACGGAAACTGAAGGTGATTGGCTGCGCAACACGGAGCTTGAGCCGTATTCGGCGCTCAAAGTAGTCGGACTTGATCCTTGGAATATTTACATTCCTGAGTTGATGTGGGGGCAGTACATCGAAGTGCAAGGTATCATTGGCGCGATTCCGATCTCGCCGGACGTGCCGCCGGGATATGAGGCCACGATTGAAGTCAACGCGCCTGCGGTCGTGGTCCCGAGCACGCCGCATGTGCCGGTAACTCAGGGAAATTGGCGGCCAGCCAATTGGACTCCAGACACGACGAATTGTGATACGTGCAATTTCGGGATGTTCATCTCGGGCGGAATCGACAGTGCAAACAACCGGGACGACTACTGGGATGATTTGGTTGATTTCTACTGTTACAAAACCGGCGCCGGGTATTGTCCGCAGAATATCAACATCTACTATTTCAAAGGCGACACGCTGGACGGTAGAATACCTCCTGCGCGAGTGGACTCTTGCACACAGGCAAAGATTCAGGCCAGAATCAATGCGATTGCCAGCAAGGTCAAGGCTTGCAAAGATGCTGGCAAAACACCCAAGGTTGAGATTGTCGTGACGAATCACGGAAAACATCCTCCCAACGGTGGAATCAATATTCTGGGCCGCGACGGGGCCGGCAGTTCAAACGCGATATCGCCGCATGATTTCACATCCATGATCCAGACTTTGTGCGATTCTGGAGCTGCAAATATCGAGATTGAGTTAGGCGAGTGCTTCAGCGGACAGATGGTCAATCATCTTCGCGACAGTTTGGACACTAAAGGCGCAAATGTCACGGCAGCTTCGGCGGCGCCGGATTCACTTTCGAGTTGGAGCAAAGGCAAGAAGGGCGGCTGGAACCGTTGGCTGAATCCGTTGGTTTGCGCGAGATACTCGGGAGAAAGCCTTCCCGAAGCGATTCGTAGAGCGAATCAAAGCTACGACTCTTCTCTTGTGCAGCTTGATTCGTTGTTCCGGGCATGGGCAGCTTATCTCGATTCACTTGGTACACACGGAGACTCGGTGAAGGCCGCCAAGTACCGCCGGTGGGCCAGCGACGCCATCAACGGCAAGGGCGGAGAAACCGTTTGGTTCAGCAGAACGTTCAAAGAATCGTGCAACGGAGACACGATATCGGTTTCGCCGGGCGGCAGACTTGAATTCACGTATTCCGGTCCGAACTCGAGCTGCGGCAACAGCGAGATTATTTGCAAAAACACGGCCGGCCATTGGATCAATTACCGCCATTGGAATTGGAACGTACCGGGCTCCGCGGGTTACCACACTGGCAACAATGTCCGCACGTTGGATGCCGGTGCGGGACACACAGGACTCTACGTCATTCACAGTTTGAGTGATTCATTCAGGGTTTCTATCAAATCCATCAATCCACCGCTTCCTCCAAGTCTTTTGACCTCTGCTTCGAATCCTGAAGACTATGCGGGCTTCGGTGTGGGCTGGACATCGGGAAATTCGGATGAATTCGGGGCAATCAATACGGCCACACTGACACTCCCGGACGTGGACGACGACGGATTTGATCTGTCGACGGCTCCGAAACTGCTCGGCCCGGGCGGAGTGGGACAATTGTTCGCGGACTTTGACGTGTTGGCGGAGAACTATTGGTGGACGGACATGCGGGTTTATATGCGCGTGCTCGGAGGAACGGCCGGTGTGACGGTGACAGCGGACTGTCCCGATTGCGAATTCTCCAATGTTTCGTACGATCTCGCGGGCGGAGACGAGAAATTTTATTTGAACCTCGGTTCGATCAACGTGGTGGGTTCACATACGTTGTCGCTCACGGCGACCGGAACAACGGAATTGGATTGTTGGGGACTTGAATCGGCACACTCGACGGGAACACCGCTGCCTGTGAC contains:
- a CDS encoding right-handed parallel beta-helix repeat-containing protein; this translates as MHSRRAVEIVWLIGLLILAAGLRVPTARGEALFVRGEVTGIWSAPIDTVVIDSFAWVPAAETLQIAPGMVVAFSGRFSLLVNGTLLANGEGDDSIFVQSIPYHDSNGHLGIRFYETTTISRLNKVKFEDGFANSGNFERYGGALELYFSEVEIDSCLFQGNRARIDGGAIYCREAGTLTVRASEFEGDSTRFGGGGAILARTSGYVRLTRCRFTNNSAAVSGGAVTSESGVVVELDSCYFANNFAVNKAGGLYLWSTPPASWIRNCVIEECVADQGGGIFTDNCRATIDGCTIRNCFARLGGGLGARRSNNLTTLSHTTITGNAANEDGGGLYITEAARCTVENCLIANNTATRGGGIFTVASTSPTIRFTTFAGNIAQGGSALDFYGGGEIYNSIVTGETGDALVNYGATASPTVSYTNIFSNSVPELSGVHPEWLLENTRMNVALVECDSLRNISFDPQFVNSDSGDFNLSDISPCLFGADTSYSSGADLAGNPRVSPQGSWPDMGAYENDAPLPYFQNCGPQRGVWFPGEYVVGCSLRVETSDTLVLMGGATLLFAPGAGLYVEGTLLAMGTAHDSIVFDRYFDLPDATWNGISLASSTTNSRLNYCSVRHVVGASALTTSEPATQLNHCTFSLNEHVGGGGGAASALQNSSPVFTRCTFKQNRATTGGAVSALTGHIDFRGCLFDHNEAVNFGAPFTALGGAVKCENGSFSECLFVSNTAYEGGGVALDHTGIFTDCEFDSCAAWKGGGLSLGGGTAELYRVEFRGNQGKDFGGAVCMGEAVLSDSGSFYIGNRGANGGAIANLHGGYSGTDTEYSDNSADNEGGVIWLGNDRAALFFTCTLHRNHAKTGGAVWGDAAGIDFFRCLLDSNYATEATGGIYLLGGGVSFLRSTVVNHHSPGQGTVVQNRFNSVLWCNSTLFAENGDSPISVHSGVQNDFRYSMSDVLIVAGDDSIGFPSRVNFNGDSCDADLNLVAEPLFVDYAARDYRLQSESKAVQAADSLLPLDDDGTRADIGLYPGIRPYLLLQPFNLAWPERNAYFHPGDTVAFAWNSSWDGDPGDEIDYSLHLHSESFDTAITTGSELGHTVILHNGQYEWWVVAASHQPETELESFERRTFVVTDPDLGLDDVLWPREFSVSMDGPNPFNSATRLRITLPHSTEVTVTLVNVLGRTSFAIREREFVAGVHSISIDGTRLGSGVYWAHVKTSLGTKTLQLHLIK